CTCTCACGGAAAATACAAGAGCAAGTTATCCTCTTTCACATCTTCCTAGAGTTGTAAAAAATTCAAGAGGTGGACATCCAAAAAATATAATTTTTCTTACTTATGATGCTTTTGGTGTTTTGCCGCCTGTGGCAAAACTTACATTTAATCAAGCAATGTATCACTTTATTTCTGGATACACAGCTAAAGTGGCTGGGACTGAAAGGGGGGTAAAAGAACCTAAAACAACTTTCAGTGCATGTTTTGGTGCACCGTTTATGGTATACCACCCTGCAGTATATGCAAAACTTCTTGGTGAAAAGGTTAAAAAATATAATGTGGACTGCTGGCTTATTAACACAGGTCTTACTGGTGGTCCTTATGGTGTAGGAACAAGATTTAAGATTCAGCATACAAGAAACATTGTCAACTCTATTCTTGATGGAAAATTAAAAAATGTTGATTTTGTAGAGGATGATATTTTTGGATTTTTAGTTCCAAAAAATGCTCCTGATGTGCCTGAAGATGTTTTGAATCCAAGGTTAGCTTGGAGTGATAAAAATGCTTATGACGAGACTAAGAAAAGACTTGCACGGGAATTTGTGGAAAATATAAAGAAATTTGAAGATGATATTGATGAAGAGATTTTAAAAGGAGCACCAAAACTAGTTGATTAATAAAAGGCGGCTCTACACAGCCGCCTTTTTTATTTTTGAACTTAAATCTTTTTATTTTTTCGTATATACTGATAGATTATGAGAAAAACGTTTTTAATTTTTTTAATTGTTTCAATTGTTATCCATATGTCCCTATTTTATTTCATAAAAATAAAAAAGCCTGAAATCAAAAAAGAAAAGCCTATTTTTGTGGATATTGTTAAGAAAAAAAAGGATATACCTCAAAAAAATGATAAGAAGAAAAAGAAAATTTTATCTGAAAAGGATAAAATTTTAAAAAAGAAAGGGATAGAGAAAAAAACAGAAAAAATTCCTAAAAAAGATAACAATATTGTAGATAGGAAAAAATTACCTGAAAAGAAGAAAAAGATTGTAATACCTAAGAAGAAAAAGATACCTGAAAAAAGTAAAGAAGTGGTGAAGAAAAAGGAGAAGAAAGGGCTAAATTTAAATAAGCAGAAAACTGTAGAGAAGAAAAAAGAGAAAAAAAGAGAAGAAAAAACGCAGGTATTTGATAAGGGGAAAGATAAAAAATTAACAAAAGACCAGGTTGCCAGTATTTTAAATCCGAAATCCATTATTTCGAAATATGCCGAAAAGAGTGAAGCAGGTTCAAAGGAAGGTGAAGATGATGTAGATGTTAGAATGATGAAGTATAAATATGCTTCTTATTTTAAAAAGTTTGAGAGAAGATTATATCAAGTATGGCATTATCCAAGGAGTTCGGCGGAGAGAGGTGAGGAGGGGACTGTTAAAATTAAGTTTACTATTTTAAAGGATGGTACTATAACAAACATTAGAATATTGCAAAGCAGTGGTTATCCTGCTCTTGACAGGGAGGCAGTTAGAGCTTTGAAAAAGATGAAAGGTATTCCTTTACCAGATTCTTACGGTTTAAAAAGATTGAATGTTACGGGATATTTTGTTTATAGATTAAATTATCTCTTTGTGTATTGATATGAAAAAGTTTGAAATTGTCGAAACTACGGCCGATGTCGGATTAAAAGTATTTGGTGAAAATAGAAAAGATTTTATTGAGAATCTTATTGCAGGTTTTTATTATTTGGTTTTTGATGAAAATATTAATTTTGACGAAGGTTTAAAATCGAACCAAATAGTAGAAAAAGATTTTGATGATTTTGAGGATTTTGTGTATGATTTATTAAATGATTTGATATTTTACTTGTATGTCAAAAAGAGTTTGTTCAAAGTAAAGATTCTTGAAGAGAATCGAGCAGTTTTTGAAGTTTATAGAAATAGTTATTTTATTGAGATTGAAATTAAAGCGGCTACTAAACACAGATTTTGTGTAAAAGAATACAAGGGTTTATTAGAGGGTTTGATTGTCTTTGATATTTAAAAAGATTAAAGAAAGGCTTATAGGAAGCATTTTAAAAGTTAATAAGACTGTTTCGTTTATTGGAAACGATCTGGTTGTCGGCGTATCTGGTGGTGTTGATTCTTGGGTTCTATGGAAAGTTATGGAAGAATATTATAAAAAAAATGAAATATCAGCAAAAATTTATCCTGTTCATGTTGGAATTTCGGGTGATATAAAAACAAAATTAGCATTGGAAAATGTTATAAATGTTGAAGTAGATAAAGAAATTCATTTTCCCATTGACTGTTATCAATGTTCAAGAGTTAGGCGTGAATATATTTTCAAATTTTGTAAAGAAAAAGGGATAAAATACATACTATTTGCCCATCATGCAGATGATTTTGCTGAAAGGTTTTTATGGAACTTGTTTTATTATAAAAAGTTGGAATCCTTACCGATTTGCAGAAGTTACTTTGAAGGAATGTTTACCATTGTGAGACCTTTTCATTTTGTTAATAAAAAAGATATTGAAAAATATGCAAGAATTATGGGGTATGAAGATATCGAGCATAAATGTAGTGTTAAAAATAGTGTTTCAAATATAGTTAGCAAGATTTCGAAAGAGATAGGCTTAAATATTATTGATGTTGTAGGGAATATTAATTATATTATCGAAAAATATAAAATTTATGGAGAGAATGATGAAAAATAATTGGGAACTAAAATGGATGGCTTGGGAGATTACAGAAAAGTGTAATTTAAACTGTGTTCATTGCCGTTCATCCTCTGATATTCATTCGCCTGAAGGATTGTTTACTCTAGATAAATGTTATAAACTCCTTGATGAGATAAAAACCTTCGCAAATCCAGTTATTGTTCTTTCTGGCGGGGAACCTCTTTTAAGAAAAGATGTTTTTGATATTGCAAAATATGGCACTGAACTTGGTTTTCGTATGTGTATGGCTACAAATGGCGTACTGGTAAATGATGAGGTTTGTAAAAAAATTAAGGAGAGTGGTATTAAAATTGTTTCATTGAGTCTTGATGGTTCTACAAAGGAAATACATGATGATTTTAGAGGTCAGCCAGGTGCTTTTGATGGAGTTATGAGGGCTGCAGAATATTTCAGAAAACACGAAATTCCTTTTATTATAAATTCATCTTTTACAAAAAGGA
Above is a window of Deferribacter autotrophicus DNA encoding:
- a CDS encoding energy transducer TonB, which produces MSLFYFIKIKKPEIKKEKPIFVDIVKKKKDIPQKNDKKKKKILSEKDKILKKKGIEKKTEKIPKKDNNIVDRKKLPEKKKKIVIPKKKKIPEKSKEVVKKKEKKGLNLNKQKTVEKKKEKKREEKTQVFDKGKDKKLTKDQVASILNPKSIISKYAEKSEAGSKEGEDDVDVRMMKYKYASYFKKFERRLYQVWHYPRSSAERGEEGTVKIKFTILKDGTITNIRILQSSGYPALDREAVRALKKMKGIPLPDSYGLKRLNVTGYFVYRLNYLFVY
- a CDS encoding ATP-binding protein, with translation MSLIFKKIKERLIGSILKVNKTVSFIGNDLVVGVSGGVDSWVLWKVMEEYYKKNEISAKIYPVHVGISGDIKTKLALENVINVEVDKEIHFPIDCYQCSRVRREYIFKFCKEKGIKYILFAHHADDFAERFLWNLFYYKKLESLPICRSYFEGMFTIVRPFHFVNKKDIEKYARIMGYEDIEHKCSVKNSVSNIVSKISKEIGLNIIDVVGNINYIIEKYKIYGENDEK
- a CDS encoding archease; the protein is MKKFEIVETTADVGLKVFGENRKDFIENLIAGFYYLVFDENINFDEGLKSNQIVEKDFDDFEDFVYDLLNDLIFYLYVKKSLFKVKILEENRAVFEVYRNSYFIEIEIKAATKHRFCVKEYKGLLEGLIVFDI